CGAGCCTACGCGGCTTGAGATCGGCGATGGCAACACGATTCGGGAGTACGTGACGATCTCGCGTGGGACCAAGGGCGGCGGGGGAGTTACCAGGGTCGGGAGTGAGTGCCTGATCATGGCCTATACGCACATTGGACATGACTCGCAGATTGGGAATGGTTGTATTCTTGCGAACTCCGCTACGCTGGCGGGCCATGTGACGGTGGAAGATTACGCGGTTGTGGGTGCGCTGTGTCCGGTGCATCAGTTCTGCCGGATTGGACGGTACTCCTACATCGGTGGGGGCACAACGATTACGCAGAATGTGCTTCCCTACTCGCTGACCTCGATTGAGCGGAATAATCACGCTTATGGGTTGAACAAAGTGGGGCTGGAGCGAAAGGGGTTTACTCCGCAACAGTTGAAGGAGCTGCGCGCGGCTTATCGTACGCTGCTTGCATCGAAGCTTAATATCTCTGATGCGCTCGCGGCGATTCGGGAAACCGTTGCCTCCGGCGGAGCGGGCGAACACGTTGCCTATCTCGCGGATTTTATCGCCAACAGTGAACGTGGGATTATCAAGTAAGCGTTTCGCGAGTCTTTGATACACAGCATCAGATTGGAGTTTTGGCCCGTTATGATCTCGTCGGTTAGAAATCGTCTCCTCTTCGCAGCTTCCTTTCTGGCAGCAACCTTCTCTTTTTCTACGAGCGCAGATGCTCAGACGGCTCCGCCGACACGTGTGGCAATTGTCGGGCTGGTTCATGGCCATGTGCAGGGCTTTCTGCATAATCTCGCCGCGCACCCGGAGATTGCTCTTGTGGGCATCTCTGAACCTGATCCGGCGCTGCGCCAGAAGTATATTGCGAAGACACACCTGTCTGGCGATCTGTTCTTCGCGACTGAAGCTGAGATGCTGAAGCATACGCAGCCGCAGGCGATTCTGGTTTATACCTCGATCGCGGGACATCGAGCAGCTATTGAGGAGGCTGCGCCGTTGCACATCGCGGCCATGGTGGAGAAGCCGCTGGCCACTACGGTGGAAGACGCGCTTGCCATTCAGGCGCTCTCGGAGAGGTACAACGTTCCTGTCCTGACGAACTACGAGACGACCTGGTACAACTCGAATACTGCAGCGGTAAAGATGCTGGAAGAGGGAAAGATTGGCGATCTGCGGAAGCTGGTCGTGCATGATGGTCACGAGGGTCCGAAGGAGATTGGGGTCGATCCGGAGTTTTTGAGCTGGCTCACCGATCCGAAGCAGAATGGCGCGGGTGCTCTGTTCGACTTTGGTTGCTATGGGGTGGACCTTGCGACGTGGATCCTGCATGGGGAGCTGCCAACAACTGTGACCGCGGTTACGCTGCAGATTAAGCCGAAGATCTATCCCAACGTTGATGATGACAGCACGGTGGTGCTGACCTATCCTCACGCGCAGGCGATCCTTCAGGGCTCGTGGAACTGGCCTTTTGCACGCAAGGATATGGAGATCTACGGGGCCACCGGGTATGTGGATACGGTGTATGAGGATGCAGCGCCAGGTGCGAAGCTTCGCGCTCGTTTGAGCGGAGAGAAATCTGAACACGTTGAGACTGCGCCGGCGCTTCAGGCTCCGCAAAATGATTCGCTGAACTATCTTGCGGCGGTTCTGGCCGGAACGGTGAAGCCGCAGCATGATCTGAACTCGCTCGATACGAACATCACTGTCGTTCGTATTCTCGATGCTGCGCGACGTTCTGCGCAGAGCGGGAAGACGATTTATGTCGCACAGGAAGTGGCAGCGGCGGCCAAGTAGCTTTTCTCGACGTGAAAAATGACTGTACCGGGCGAACCAGAGAAGTTGGGATTGATTGCGGGGAACGGGCGCTTTCCGTTTCTCCTGCTGGACGCTGCGCGTGCGCACGGCTTGCAGGTTGTGGTCGCGGCGATCAACGAAGAGACCGACACGGAGATGAATGAACGCGCGGCTGCCGATGCTGGGGTTCGCGTTCATTGGCTGTCGCTTGGCGAGCTGTCGCGGCTGATTGAGACGTTTCGTGCGGAGGGCGTAACGAGGGCCGTGATGGCTGGTCAGGTGAAGCACAAGCAGATCTTCTCCAGCATTCGGCCGGATTGGCGGCTGGCGAAGCTGCTGCTGAACCTTCGCACTCGTAATACCGATATGCTGCTTGGCGCGGTGGCGAAGGTGCTCGGCGATGAGGGGATCGAACTAATCTCCTCGACGCAGTATCTGGAGCCGCTGCTGGCGAAGACTGGTGTGCTCACGCGGCGGGCTCCTGATGAGGAAGAGGAGAAGGACATTGTTTACGGCAGGGCTGTTGGGCAGGCGATTGCCGGTTATGATCTGGGCCAGACCGTGGTGATTGCGGCGCAGGCCTGTGTTGCGGTGGAGGCGATGGAAGGAACGGACGCGACGATCGCGCGGGCCGGCGAGCTTTTTCGGACGCTTGAGGGGGGAGATGAGACTACGCTTCGTCGCGGTCTGACGGTGGTGAAGGTCGCGAAACCCAACCAGGATATGCGCTTTGACGTGCCAGTGATTGGCGTCGCAACGATCGAGGCCATGAAAGCTGCGGGTGCTACCTGCCTGGCGATTGAGGCGGAGAGGACACTGATGTTTGATCCTGCGGCGATTGTGAGGGCGGCGGACGATGGCGGGATTGCGATCGTCGGGAAGTAAAGATATTGTCATGGCTTTGTAAAGAGCCTGCGCTCGAAGGGTAAAATTGCGGTCAGGGCGTTCAGGCGGCGTCTAACGCGGCTGCCACTCGTCTACAGCTAAGAGAAGGACATAAGGGGAACCACCATGCGCAAAGCAGTTTGGATCGCAGCAATCATCGGCGTAGCAGCGGCGTGCGGCGTAGGTATCAGGGCGCATGCAGCGCCTGCCGCAGACACAATACAGGCTGGAGCCATGGCGCCCAACTTTACCCTGCCCTCGCAGGAGGACAAGCCGGTGAGCCTGACCGACTACAA
This Tunturibacter gelidoferens DNA region includes the following protein-coding sequences:
- the lpxA gene encoding acyl-ACP--UDP-N-acetylglucosamine O-acyltransferase translates to MSIHPTAIVAAGAQIPGSCTVGPYCTIGPDVVFGEECELVSHVVLDGHLTMGRGNRIFSFACLGISPQDLKYAGEPTRLEIGDGNTIREYVTISRGTKGGGGVTRVGSECLIMAYTHIGHDSQIGNGCILANSATLAGHVTVEDYAVVGALCPVHQFCRIGRYSYIGGGTTITQNVLPYSLTSIERNNHAYGLNKVGLERKGFTPQQLKELRAAYRTLLASKLNISDALAAIRETVASGGAGEHVAYLADFIANSERGIIK
- a CDS encoding Gfo/Idh/MocA family protein, translated to MISSVRNRLLFAASFLAATFSFSTSADAQTAPPTRVAIVGLVHGHVQGFLHNLAAHPEIALVGISEPDPALRQKYIAKTHLSGDLFFATEAEMLKHTQPQAILVYTSIAGHRAAIEEAAPLHIAAMVEKPLATTVEDALAIQALSERYNVPVLTNYETTWYNSNTAAVKMLEEGKIGDLRKLVVHDGHEGPKEIGVDPEFLSWLTDPKQNGAGALFDFGCYGVDLATWILHGELPTTVTAVTLQIKPKIYPNVDDDSTVVLTYPHAQAILQGSWNWPFARKDMEIYGATGYVDTVYEDAAPGAKLRARLSGEKSEHVETAPALQAPQNDSLNYLAAVLAGTVKPQHDLNSLDTNITVVRILDAARRSAQSGKTIYVAQEVAAAAK
- a CDS encoding LpxI family protein, which encodes MTVPGEPEKLGLIAGNGRFPFLLLDAARAHGLQVVVAAINEETDTEMNERAAADAGVRVHWLSLGELSRLIETFRAEGVTRAVMAGQVKHKQIFSSIRPDWRLAKLLLNLRTRNTDMLLGAVAKVLGDEGIELISSTQYLEPLLAKTGVLTRRAPDEEEEKDIVYGRAVGQAIAGYDLGQTVVIAAQACVAVEAMEGTDATIARAGELFRTLEGGDETTLRRGLTVVKVAKPNQDMRFDVPVIGVATIEAMKAAGATCLAIEAERTLMFDPAAIVRAADDGGIAIVGK